A region of Mammaliicoccus sp. Dog046 DNA encodes the following proteins:
- the dnaK gene encoding molecular chaperone DnaK: MSKVIGIDLGTTNSVVSVLEGGEPKVIQNPEGNRTTPSVVAFKDGETQVGEVAKRQAVTNPNTIQSVKRHMGTDHKEKVEDKEYTPQEISAMILQNLKATAESYLGETVTKAVVTVPAYFNDSERQATKDAGKIAGLEVERIINEPTAAALAYGLDKTETDQKVLVFDLGGGTFDVSILELGDGVFEVLATAGDNKLGGDDFDDVIIKYLVEEFKKENGIDLSQDKMAVQRLKDAAEKAKKDLSGVSSTQISLPFISGGANGPLHLETTLSRAKFESLTSELVERTMGPTRQAMKDAGLSNSEIDEVILVGGSTRIPAVQEAIKKEIGKEPNKGVNPDEVVAMGAAIQGGVITGDVKDVVLLDVTPLSLGIETMGGVSTVLIERNTTIPTSKSQVFSTAADNQPAVDIHVLQGERQLAADNKTLGRFQLTDIPPAPRGMPQIEVSFDIDKNGIVNVTAKDLGTNKEQKITIESSSSLSDEEIDRMVQDAEKNAEEDKKRREEIDVRNEADQMVFTVEKTLTDLGENVDEAEKAKAEEAKEELKTALEGTDIEDIRTKKDALQEIVQQLSVKMYEQAAQAQQGAEGAEGQATSDKEDVVDAEYTEVNEDDKK; encoded by the coding sequence ATGAGTAAAGTAATAGGTATAGACTTAGGGACAACAAATTCAGTAGTTTCAGTATTAGAAGGCGGAGAGCCTAAAGTTATTCAAAATCCTGAAGGTAACAGAACAACACCATCAGTTGTAGCATTCAAAGATGGCGAAACACAAGTTGGTGAAGTAGCTAAGCGTCAAGCAGTTACTAACCCAAATACAATTCAATCAGTAAAACGTCATATGGGTACTGATCATAAAGAAAAAGTGGAAGATAAAGAATATACACCACAAGAAATCTCAGCTATGATTTTACAAAATTTAAAAGCAACAGCTGAAAGCTATTTAGGTGAAACAGTTACTAAAGCAGTTGTTACTGTTCCAGCTTACTTTAATGACTCAGAGCGTCAAGCAACTAAAGATGCTGGTAAAATTGCTGGTTTAGAAGTTGAACGTATCATTAACGAACCAACTGCAGCAGCATTAGCTTACGGTTTAGATAAAACAGAAACTGACCAAAAAGTATTAGTATTTGACCTTGGTGGTGGTACATTTGACGTATCTATCCTTGAACTTGGTGACGGTGTATTCGAAGTATTAGCTACAGCAGGTGACAACAAACTTGGTGGGGATGACTTCGATGATGTTATCATTAAATATTTAGTTGAAGAATTCAAAAAAGAAAATGGCATAGACTTATCTCAAGATAAAATGGCTGTACAACGTTTGAAAGATGCTGCTGAAAAAGCTAAAAAAGATTTATCAGGCGTATCATCAACTCAAATTTCATTACCATTTATTTCTGGTGGAGCAAATGGTCCATTACATCTTGAAACAACACTTTCAAGAGCTAAATTCGAATCATTAACTAGCGAATTAGTAGAAAGAACAATGGGTCCTACTAGACAAGCAATGAAAGATGCTGGTTTATCAAATTCTGAAATTGATGAAGTTATCTTAGTTGGTGGTTCTACACGTATCCCAGCAGTTCAAGAAGCTATTAAAAAAGAAATCGGTAAAGAACCTAACAAAGGTGTTAACCCAGATGAAGTTGTAGCAATGGGTGCTGCAATCCAAGGTGGCGTAATCACTGGTGATGTTAAAGACGTTGTATTATTAGACGTAACACCATTATCATTAGGTATTGAAACAATGGGTGGCGTTTCTACAGTATTAATCGAAAGAAATACAACAATCCCAACATCTAAATCACAAGTATTCTCAACTGCAGCGGATAACCAACCAGCAGTAGACATTCACGTATTACAAGGTGAACGTCAATTAGCAGCGGATAATAAAACGTTAGGTCGTTTCCAATTAACTGATATTCCACCAGCACCACGTGGCATGCCTCAAATTGAAGTTTCATTTGATATCGATAAAAACGGTATTGTAAATGTTACTGCAAAAGATTTAGGTACTAATAAAGAACAAAAAATCACAATCGAATCAAGCTCATCATTATCTGATGAAGAAATCGATCGTATGGTTCAAGATGCAGAGAAAAATGCAGAAGAAGACAAAAAACGTCGTGAAGAAATAGATGTAAGAAACGAAGCTGATCAAATGGTATTTACAGTTGAAAAAACGTTAACTGATTTAGGCGAAAATGTTGATGAAGCCGAAAAAGCTAAAGCTGAAGAAGCTAAAGAAGAATTGAAAACAGCATTAGAAGGTACTGATATTGAAGATATCAGAACTAAGAAAGATGCACTTCAAGAAATTGTTCAACAATTATCAGTGAAAATGTATGAGCAAGCAGCTCAAGCACAACAAGGTGCTGAAGGAGCAGAAGGACAAGCAACTTCTGATAAAGAAGACGTAGTTGATGCTGAATATACAGAAGTTAACGAAGACGATAAAAAATAA
- the hrcA gene encoding heat-inducible transcriptional repressor HrcA, which yields MITERQLQLLNVIVEDYVELGQPIGSKSIIERHQLPISPATVRNEMKQLESLDLLEKTHTSSGRVPSEIGIRYYVNQLLKSKSQSKKNINWFNEYHDEHQYDVNAMLKWLALEISNRSHYTTVVLGPNKFSRHIFEIHFVRVNPTHLMSVIVFSDGYVEKVHVQISESLKQEQLEKMMNYLNEHFKQNALTTMINTLESLTLSFIDQDFIKKFRHALLTQINDQSEEMFLGGKMHLIEALDVNNVTMIQSILKYLESERIAQFLNETSSDSISVKIGQEINQDLQGISIVSTNYEISGDITGHLAVIGPTAMHYNKVIQLLNHF from the coding sequence ATGATTACTGAGAGACAATTGCAATTACTTAATGTAATTGTTGAGGATTATGTTGAGTTAGGACAACCAATTGGTTCTAAGTCGATCATTGAAAGGCATCAATTGCCAATCAGTCCAGCTACAGTTAGAAATGAGATGAAACAACTTGAATCATTAGACCTATTAGAGAAGACACATACATCTTCTGGTCGTGTACCATCTGAAATAGGGATAAGGTACTATGTAAATCAATTACTAAAGTCAAAGTCCCAAAGTAAGAAAAATATAAATTGGTTTAATGAATATCATGATGAACATCAATATGATGTGAATGCGATGCTTAAATGGCTAGCGCTTGAAATCTCAAATCGCTCACATTATACGACTGTTGTACTGGGGCCAAATAAATTTTCGAGACATATATTTGAAATTCATTTCGTAAGAGTCAATCCTACTCATCTAATGAGCGTCATTGTATTTTCTGATGGCTATGTTGAGAAGGTTCATGTTCAAATTAGTGAATCACTCAAACAAGAACAACTTGAGAAGATGATGAACTATTTAAATGAACACTTTAAGCAAAATGCTTTAACTACAATGATAAACACGTTAGAATCATTAACGTTATCCTTTATTGATCAAGACTTCATTAAGAAGTTTAGACACGCGCTATTAACGCAAATTAATGATCAAAGTGAAGAGATGTTTTTAGGTGGAAAGATGCACCTTATTGAAGCGTTGGATGTAAATAACGTAACGATGATTCAATCAATATTAAAATATTTAGAATCTGAACGCATCGCTCAATTTTTAAATGAAACATCTAGTGATTCTATAAGTGTCAAAATTGGACAGGAAATTAATCAAGACTTACAAGGTATTTCGATTGTCAGTACAAATTATGAAATTTCCGGCGATATAACTGGCCATTTAGCTGTTATAGGTCCAACTGCAATGCATTATAATAAAGTGATTCAATTACTGAATCATTTTTAA
- the grpE gene encoding nucleotide exchange factor GrpE, producing the protein MTEEKQNEQFDESNQDAQSVATEDVEVNETETSENVEETVEEKVVEIPEAELEQLKEKATQEEEKYLRLYAEFENYKRRMKQESDIIKNYQSQRVLTDVLPALDNMDRALKQEGDSEDFLTFKKGVQMVYDDLLRSLKDNGLEEIESYNQAFDPNIHQAVMQDNNPDFESGVVTEELQSGYKLKDRVLRPAMVKVNE; encoded by the coding sequence ATGACGGAAGAAAAGCAAAATGAACAATTCGACGAGTCGAATCAAGATGCTCAATCTGTTGCAACTGAAGATGTTGAAGTAAATGAAACAGAAACATCTGAAAATGTTGAAGAGACAGTAGAGGAGAAGGTTGTCGAAATTCCGGAAGCTGAACTCGAACAATTAAAAGAAAAAGCAACACAAGAAGAAGAAAAATATTTACGTTTATATGCAGAATTTGAAAATTATAAACGTAGAATGAAACAAGAATCAGACATTATAAAAAATTATCAATCACAAAGAGTATTGACTGATGTCTTGCCGGCACTTGATAATATGGATCGCGCTTTAAAACAAGAAGGAGATTCAGAAGACTTCTTAACATTTAAAAAAGGCGTTCAAATGGTTTATGATGATTTATTGAGATCATTAAAAGATAATGGACTTGAAGAAATTGAATCATACAATCAAGCATTTGATCCAAATATTCATCAAGCAGTTATGCAAGATAACAATCCTGATTTTGAATCAGGTGTCGTTACTGAAGAATTACAAAGTGGTTATAAATTAAAAGACCGCGTTTTAAGACCAGCAATGGTTAAAGTAAATGAATAA
- the hemW gene encoding radical SAM family heme chaperone HemW, translated as MAKSVYIHIPFCVRICTYCDFNKFYIANQPVDEYLDCLIEEMSSRTDEVVETMFVGGGTPTALSEEQLERLLIAINELFVITKEYTFEANPDELTEGKIKLLKQYGVNRLSLGVQTFDDELLKVLGRTHQSNDIEKAVSLSRKHNIGSVSLDLMFHLPGQTLKQFDDSLNKALALNVDHISSYALILEPKTQFYNLYRKGKLKLPNEDLGEEMYQHLKAKMQSSQLEQYEISNFAKAGHESLHNMVYWKNESYYGFGAGAHGYIDGVRYGNINPVNQYIKKVTNKELPRLQSSEVTLKDQMEEEMFLGLRMTKGVSKSKFNQKFDQTINDVFGNQINELVTQGLLADENDYLFLTERGQVIGNEVFERFLLS; from the coding sequence ATGGCTAAAAGTGTATATATTCATATACCATTTTGCGTGAGAATTTGTACTTATTGTGACTTTAATAAATTTTATATTGCAAACCAACCTGTTGATGAATATTTAGATTGTTTAATTGAAGAAATGTCTTCGAGAACAGATGAAGTTGTTGAAACGATGTTTGTCGGTGGGGGAACACCGACTGCACTTTCAGAAGAACAATTAGAACGGTTATTAATAGCGATTAATGAGTTGTTTGTAATTACTAAAGAATATACTTTCGAAGCAAATCCAGATGAATTAACTGAAGGAAAAATTAAATTATTAAAACAATATGGTGTTAATAGACTTTCTCTTGGTGTGCAAACATTTGATGATGAACTGTTAAAAGTATTAGGTAGAACACATCAAAGTAATGATATAGAAAAAGCAGTGTCCTTATCTAGAAAACATAATATAGGCTCAGTCAGTCTAGATTTAATGTTTCATTTGCCAGGGCAAACATTAAAGCAATTCGATGATTCATTAAATAAAGCATTAGCATTAAATGTTGATCATATTTCTAGTTATGCGTTGATTCTAGAACCGAAGACTCAATTCTATAATCTTTATAGAAAAGGAAAGTTAAAATTGCCTAATGAAGATTTAGGTGAAGAAATGTACCAACATTTAAAAGCAAAGATGCAATCATCTCAATTAGAACAATATGAAATATCGAATTTTGCTAAAGCGGGTCATGAATCATTGCATAATATGGTGTATTGGAAAAATGAATCTTATTATGGGTTTGGTGCCGGTGCACATGGTTATATAGATGGTGTTAGATACGGAAACATAAATCCAGTTAATCAATATATTAAAAAAGTGACAAATAAAGAATTGCCGAGATTACAAAGTAGCGAAGTAACTTTGAAAGATCAAATGGAAGAAGAGATGTTTTTAGGACTTCGTATGACGAAGGGTGTATCTAAATCAAAATTCAATCAAAAATTTGATCAAACTATTAATGATGTATTCGGTAATCAGATTAATGAATTAGTTACTCAAGGACTTTTAGCGGATGAAAATGACTATTTATTTTTGACCGAAAGAGGACAAGTCATTGGGAATGAAGTGTTTGAACGCTTTTTATTAAGTTAG